A single genomic interval of Solimonas sp. K1W22B-7 harbors:
- the secD gene encoding protein translocase subunit SecD — protein MKPYASWKYVVLVLALVLGALYSAPNLYGDDPSVQVSMGSGDPMPADFSDIVAKALEANKLTSLSSGMEDQRWVIRMPSAETQLHAADVLKRELGNGYVVALNSASKTPPWLRAIGAKPMNLGLDLRGGVHFLLEVDIEEVNKKAVQRIVTDVPAFLRKENVRYTGRREAGSHGLLEFADAATLEQARKLIARNFPEYTLTVPQASTTQLQVALSPQEAKRIVDFAVQQNLTTLRNRVNQLGVAEPLVQRQGINRIVVQLPGVQDTTQVKDLLGATATLEYRAVDDGDAYSAAASGITPVGTELFYTREDRRPVLLKREIIAGGDNLVDAAATVDEQGGPAVSVTLDGAAAKRMFAFTERNVGKPMAVLFKEREVVTNYNAQGVAMREHRDVQEVISIASIRGVFGKKFQTTGLESKEAHDLALLLKAGALAAPVEIVEERTVGPSLGEDNIRKGFSAAALGLGLVVLFMAFYYRVFGLFAAAALLLNLLLVFAVLSLMQATLTMPGIAGIVLHMGIAVDANVLIYERIREELRNGLKPHAAIEAGYERAFLTIADANVTVLIGTIVLFALGAGPVKGFAITLMIGIISSQFTAIVGSRALAQLCFAKRPLKDVPVW, from the coding sequence ATGAAGCCTTACGCAAGCTGGAAGTACGTCGTGCTGGTCCTCGCGCTGGTGTTGGGCGCGCTGTATTCGGCGCCCAATCTCTACGGCGACGACCCCTCGGTCCAGGTCTCGATGGGGTCCGGCGATCCGATGCCCGCCGACTTCAGCGACATCGTGGCCAAGGCGCTGGAGGCCAACAAGCTGACCTCCCTGTCCAGCGGGATGGAAGACCAGCGCTGGGTCATCCGCATGCCCAGCGCCGAGACTCAGCTGCATGCCGCCGACGTGCTCAAGCGCGAACTGGGCAACGGCTATGTCGTGGCGCTGAATTCCGCCTCCAAGACGCCGCCCTGGCTGCGCGCCATCGGGGCCAAGCCGATGAACCTCGGCCTGGACCTGCGCGGCGGCGTGCACTTCCTGCTGGAAGTGGACATCGAGGAGGTCAACAAGAAAGCCGTGCAGCGCATCGTGACCGACGTGCCGGCCTTCCTGCGCAAGGAAAATGTCCGCTACACCGGGCGCCGCGAAGCCGGCAGCCATGGCCTGCTGGAGTTCGCCGACGCCGCCACCCTGGAGCAGGCGCGCAAGCTGATCGCCCGCAACTTCCCCGAGTACACGCTGACGGTGCCGCAGGCGTCCACGACCCAGCTGCAGGTTGCCCTGTCGCCGCAGGAAGCCAAGCGCATCGTCGATTTCGCAGTGCAGCAGAACCTCACCACCCTGCGCAACCGCGTCAACCAGCTCGGCGTGGCCGAACCCCTGGTACAGCGCCAGGGCATCAACCGCATCGTCGTGCAGCTGCCCGGCGTGCAGGACACCACCCAGGTCAAGGACCTGCTGGGCGCCACCGCCACGCTGGAATATCGCGCAGTGGATGACGGCGACGCCTACAGCGCCGCCGCCAGCGGCATCACCCCGGTGGGTACCGAGCTGTTCTACACCCGCGAGGACCGTCGCCCGGTGCTGCTCAAGCGCGAGATCATCGCCGGCGGCGACAACCTGGTGGATGCCGCCGCCACGGTGGACGAGCAGGGCGGCCCCGCGGTCAGCGTCACGCTCGACGGCGCCGCTGCCAAGCGCATGTTTGCCTTCACCGAGCGCAACGTCGGCAAGCCGATGGCGGTGCTGTTCAAGGAGCGCGAGGTCGTCACCAACTACAACGCGCAGGGCGTGGCCATGCGCGAGCACCGCGACGTGCAGGAGGTGATCTCCATCGCCAGCATCCGCGGCGTGTTCGGCAAGAAATTCCAGACCACGGGCCTGGAGAGCAAGGAAGCCCACGACCTGGCCCTGCTGCTCAAGGCCGGTGCCCTGGCGGCCCCGGTCGAGATCGTCGAGGAGCGCACCGTCGGTCCCAGCCTGGGCGAGGACAACATCCGCAAGGGCTTCTCCGCTGCCGCCCTGGGCCTGGGCCTGGTGGTGCTGTTCATGGCCTTCTACTACCGCGTGTTCGGCCTGTTCGCCGCGGCTGCCCTGCTCCTGAACCTGCTGCTGGTGTTCGCCGTGCTGTCGCTGATGCAGGCCACCCTGACCATGCCCGGCATTGCCGGCATCGTCTTGCACATGGGTATTGCGGTAGACGCCAACGTGCTGATTTACGAGCGGATTCGAGAAGAATTACGCAATGGGCTGAAGCCCCATGCAGCGATCGAGGCAGGCTACGAGCGCGCCTTCCTGACCATCGCCGACGCCAATGTCACGGTGCTGATCGGCACGATCGTGCTGTTCGCCCTGGGCGCCGGTCCGGTCAAGGGCTTTGCCATCACCCTGATGATCGGCATCATCAGCTCGCAGTTCACCGCCATCGTCGGTTCCAGGGCCCTGGCCCAGCTGTGCTTTGCCAAGCGTCCGCTGAAAGACGTGCCGGTCTGGTGA
- a CDS encoding acyltransferase family protein, translated as MSPEGTFASVARTPADGASSHLSYRPEVDGLRAIAVMAVILFHAKLRGFNGGYIGVDVFFVISGYLITSILIGEHQRGAYSLLRFYERRARRILPALFFVLLCCLPFAWALMTPSQMKGFSQSVVATSAFASNIYFWLSSGYFSTLSEEKPLLHTWSLGVEEQYYIFFPLLLALLWRYGSRRLVATLAFLAVGSFALGIWGAARDASGVFYLAPTRVWQLLAGSLIAFAGISGTSRPLPPLAGNALSLFGLVLILASIHYFGAETPFPSLVSLAPVLGSVLVLAFARQGTLAARILSLRPMVGIGLVSYSAYLWHQPVLAFLRLYEADLHSLAIRLGAVALSLGLAYISWRFVETPFRDRRKFSTRYIFTAAGVGTAVAIAIGMAGYLSKGFSSRFDPQARAVMASAKSSPKRMACHTDGPRYLDPKLACTYFKEPVTWAALGNSHVTEPAYALAQRLESLDQGLLQLSYSGCPPAFTYQAECTEWLHKAVERIETDKSVQNVLVAYRYTSALFGEQTQSYPRIPTHILFRLPGMTPEQSMDAYWASFQAVLERLQGAGKRVFVILPIPELDRSIEEKVWAGNHGAADYTVGTSMDYYRARNAFILGKFRQLPWSDRLVPVDPTTQLCDATRCYAVIDGQAMYFDDHHLSLAGAARVMRLLEPYLK; from the coding sequence ATGAGCCCCGAAGGAACCTTCGCCAGTGTCGCCAGGACTCCGGCGGATGGTGCATCGTCGCACCTGTCCTACCGGCCGGAGGTCGATGGGCTGCGGGCGATCGCGGTGATGGCCGTCATCCTGTTCCACGCCAAGCTGCGGGGCTTCAACGGCGGCTACATCGGCGTCGATGTGTTCTTTGTGATTAGCGGCTACCTGATCACCTCGATCCTGATCGGCGAGCACCAGCGCGGCGCCTATTCGCTGCTGCGCTTCTATGAGCGCCGCGCGCGTCGCATCCTGCCGGCCCTGTTCTTCGTGCTGCTGTGCTGCCTGCCATTCGCGTGGGCGTTGATGACGCCTTCGCAGATGAAAGGCTTCTCGCAGAGCGTTGTTGCCACCTCCGCGTTCGCGTCGAATATCTATTTCTGGCTCAGCAGCGGTTATTTCTCGACGCTGTCGGAAGAGAAGCCGTTGCTGCATACCTGGAGCCTCGGCGTCGAGGAGCAGTACTACATCTTCTTCCCGTTGCTGCTGGCGCTGCTGTGGCGTTACGGTAGCCGTCGCCTGGTGGCGACACTGGCCTTTCTGGCGGTGGGCTCTTTCGCCCTCGGCATCTGGGGCGCAGCGCGCGATGCCAGCGGGGTGTTCTACCTTGCGCCGACGCGCGTCTGGCAGTTGCTGGCGGGGTCGCTGATCGCCTTCGCCGGGATCTCTGGTACAAGCCGGCCCCTGCCGCCGCTGGCCGGCAACGCCCTGTCCCTGTTCGGCCTGGTGCTGATACTGGCCTCGATCCACTATTTCGGTGCCGAGACGCCGTTCCCCAGCCTGGTTTCGCTGGCGCCGGTGCTGGGCTCGGTCCTGGTGCTGGCGTTCGCGCGGCAGGGCACGCTGGCGGCGCGCATCCTGTCGCTGCGGCCGATGGTCGGGATCGGCCTGGTCTCCTACAGCGCCTACCTGTGGCACCAGCCGGTGCTGGCCTTCCTGCGGCTGTACGAGGCAGACCTGCACTCGCTGGCGATCAGGCTGGGCGCGGTGGCCTTGTCGCTGGGCCTGGCCTACATCTCCTGGCGCTTCGTCGAGACGCCGTTCCGTGATCGCCGGAAGTTCTCCACGCGCTACATCTTCACGGCCGCGGGCGTGGGCACGGCGGTGGCCATCGCCATCGGCATGGCCGGTTACTTGAGCAAGGGCTTCAGTTCGCGCTTCGACCCGCAGGCGAGGGCGGTGATGGCCAGCGCCAAGTCCAGTCCCAAGCGCATGGCCTGCCATACCGACGGACCCCGCTACCTGGATCCGAAGCTCGCATGCACCTACTTCAAGGAGCCGGTGACCTGGGCGGCGCTGGGCAACAGCCATGTCACCGAGCCGGCCTACGCGCTGGCACAGCGGCTGGAGTCGCTGGACCAGGGCCTGCTGCAACTGAGCTACAGCGGCTGTCCGCCAGCCTTCACCTATCAGGCCGAATGCACGGAGTGGCTGCACAAAGCGGTGGAGCGCATCGAGACGGACAAGAGCGTCCAGAACGTGCTGGTCGCCTATCGCTATACGTCGGCGCTGTTCGGCGAACAGACGCAGTCCTATCCGCGGATTCCGACCCACATCCTTTTCCGTCTCCCGGGCATGACGCCGGAGCAATCCATGGATGCCTACTGGGCCAGCTTCCAGGCGGTCCTGGAGCGACTGCAGGGCGCCGGCAAGCGGGTCTTCGTGATCCTGCCGATTCCCGAACTCGACCGTTCGATCGAGGAGAAGGTCTGGGCCGGCAACCACGGCGCCGCCGACTACACGGTCGGCACGTCGATGGATTACTACCGCGCGCGTAATGCCTTCATCCTCGGGAAGTTCCGGCAGCTGCCCTGGAGCGACCGCCTGGTCCCAGTCGATCCCACCACCCAGCTGTGCGATGCCACGCGCTGCTACGCGGTGATCGATGGCCAGGCCATGTACTTCGACGACCATCACCTGAGCCTCGCCGGCGCCGCGCGCGTCATGCGGCTGCTCGAGCCCTACCTGAAGTAA
- a CDS encoding polysaccharide biosynthesis tyrosine autokinase gives MSVIQDPTPITEPAFAVPQQQESSFGPKELAATLFANWMLLVFFLLAGLFLAWIYLYLAKPIYKANATVMIETKSNAMMMAYGDAGAGVMGFGQTLAEIEVMTSQLVLSRVVADMKADIVVSPRHFPVIGEALARRNSVFGTAFAQVPGLRRYVWSATELTVPTFDVPRPYLERAFTVHVVAPGKYNVLLGEKLVILEAEVGKSAAAVLDPVTGGELRVFVSDMKAPSGAHFQLRKLSTLSAIRRLKSTLDAVEDPKGSGVVEITAKDSDRPRAAALANAVANAYLRQNVERRSAEAAQTLAFLKTQLPGIKAKVEAAEGALNGYRLRNSSIDLDKETDFVLTESADIERKRNEVLQKRAELLLTLTAVHPSVKALDIQSARLSEQSERVQQAIAKMPETQQELLSLRREVEVNTSLYTTMLNNMQQLEVAEAGTLGNVRIINEASVPGGPFKPQPLFAIVAGVIAGLAIGLMVLILMQLMDQAEHDPAAIERFAGVPAYATVPYSPAQQKMIRLRDKSGGEGQLLVVTSPHDPAAESIRSLRTTLHFSVFESGRKSIMFTGPTPGIGKSFVTANLAAVLAQVPMKVILIDADLRRGTIHNYYGLDRGKGLSNYVLGAGIEEVLQPTSVSGLSIISTGEVPPNPSELLMSPRFIQLIAEAEAQADMVLVDTGPILAVTDAGIIGRVVGGTLLVFKAAQHSGREITESVKRLAQVGVRVNGLVINQVGRSRGYYGYYAYGKYGYYYSYGYKSNEK, from the coding sequence ATGAGCGTGATCCAGGACCCCACCCCCATCACTGAGCCAGCCTTCGCGGTTCCCCAGCAGCAGGAATCGTCCTTCGGCCCGAAGGAACTGGCCGCGACGCTGTTTGCCAACTGGATGCTGCTGGTGTTCTTCCTGCTGGCGGGGTTGTTTCTTGCGTGGATTTATCTCTACTTGGCCAAGCCTATCTACAAGGCGAACGCCACGGTGATGATCGAGACCAAGTCCAATGCGATGATGATGGCCTATGGCGACGCGGGAGCGGGCGTCATGGGCTTTGGCCAGACGCTTGCGGAAATCGAGGTCATGACTTCGCAACTGGTCCTGAGCCGTGTGGTGGCGGACATGAAAGCGGACATCGTGGTCAGCCCGCGCCATTTTCCGGTGATCGGCGAAGCATTGGCGCGGCGCAACAGCGTTTTTGGCACCGCATTCGCCCAGGTTCCAGGCCTTCGCCGCTATGTCTGGAGCGCAACCGAACTGACTGTTCCGACTTTCGACGTGCCCAGACCGTACCTGGAGCGGGCGTTCACGGTCCACGTCGTGGCGCCGGGCAAGTACAACGTCCTGCTGGGCGAGAAGTTGGTGATTCTGGAGGCCGAAGTAGGGAAGTCGGCGGCGGCGGTGCTCGATCCGGTCACCGGCGGGGAGTTGCGAGTATTCGTGTCGGACATGAAAGCCCCCTCAGGCGCGCATTTCCAGCTCCGTAAACTGAGTACGCTGTCGGCGATCAGACGACTCAAGAGCACGCTGGATGCAGTCGAGGATCCCAAGGGTAGCGGCGTGGTGGAAATTACGGCCAAGGACAGCGACCGGCCGCGCGCGGCCGCGCTTGCCAACGCCGTTGCGAATGCCTATCTGCGCCAGAACGTCGAACGGCGCTCCGCGGAAGCGGCGCAGACCCTTGCCTTCCTCAAGACCCAACTGCCTGGAATCAAGGCGAAGGTGGAGGCGGCAGAAGGGGCGTTGAATGGCTACCGTCTGCGCAATTCGTCCATCGATCTCGACAAGGAAACGGATTTCGTCCTCACCGAGTCGGCGGACATCGAACGCAAGCGAAACGAGGTCCTGCAGAAGCGCGCGGAATTGTTACTGACGTTGACGGCGGTTCACCCTTCGGTGAAGGCTCTGGATATTCAGTCCGCGCGGCTTTCCGAGCAATCAGAGCGCGTGCAGCAGGCAATCGCAAAGATGCCCGAGACCCAGCAGGAGTTGCTGAGCCTTCGCCGTGAGGTTGAGGTCAACACCAGCCTCTATACCACCATGCTGAACAACATGCAGCAGCTTGAAGTGGCGGAGGCGGGTACGCTGGGCAACGTACGCATTATCAACGAGGCGTCGGTGCCGGGCGGGCCGTTCAAGCCTCAGCCGCTGTTCGCTATCGTTGCCGGCGTCATCGCCGGACTGGCGATTGGCCTGATGGTGCTGATCCTGATGCAGCTGATGGACCAGGCCGAGCATGACCCTGCGGCAATCGAGCGTTTCGCCGGCGTTCCGGCTTATGCCACGGTGCCTTACTCTCCTGCCCAGCAGAAGATGATCCGCCTGCGCGACAAGAGTGGCGGCGAAGGCCAGTTGCTGGTCGTGACCTCGCCGCACGACCCGGCGGCCGAGTCGATCCGCAGCCTGCGCACGACATTGCACTTCAGCGTCTTCGAGTCGGGCCGCAAGAGCATCATGTTCACGGGCCCTACGCCGGGTATTGGCAAATCGTTCGTGACGGCCAACCTGGCGGCGGTACTGGCGCAGGTGCCGATGAAGGTGATCCTCATCGACGCCGATCTTCGCCGCGGCACGATCCATAACTACTACGGCCTGGACCGAGGCAAGGGCTTGTCCAACTATGTCCTCGGCGCCGGCATCGAAGAGGTTCTCCAGCCCACCAGCGTTTCTGGTCTCTCGATCATCAGCACGGGAGAGGTGCCCCCCAATCCCTCGGAACTGCTGATGTCGCCGCGCTTCATCCAGCTGATCGCCGAGGCGGAGGCGCAGGCCGACATGGTGCTGGTCGATACTGGACCGATTCTGGCGGTCACCGACGCAGGCATCATCGGCCGGGTTGTCGGTGGCACGCTGCTGGTGTTCAAGGCCGCACAGCACTCCGGCCGCGAGATCACCGAAAGCGTCAAGCGGCTCGCCCAGGTGGGTGTGCGTGTCAACGGGCTGGTCATCAACCAGGTCGGCCGCAGCCGTGGCTACTACGGTTACTACGCTTATGGTAAGTACGGCTACTACTACTCCTACGGGTACAAGTCCAATGAGAAGTAG
- a CDS encoding acyltransferase family protein, whose product MSTRHLDSRQELISIQLLRALASILVLLAHLQIKERQYGDAGALIWQNFEIGAIGVDIFFVLSGFIIYYVAGASQRNLSAAGTFLRHRFVRVLPIYWTLTAVALLVFLLRPDLVNKSGVGRTTDIAASFLLYPTNDKLLIQNGWTLSYEFFFYFSFFFAIVAFRPAIRAWVVAGAAFICAALGMWLQPEGLLARFATNSLILEFGYGVVIGALLSGRRDRSRGEEISGALVFVAGAVAIAWVASLPGALPLPRGLCYGIPSAMLVWGALCLERRLGLLARFKILGDSSYSLYLLHVMSLPALGMVWRKIGFGGAAGNFTLLLFLFVGSIVSSIVLYRWVEVPLTRTLRRRFG is encoded by the coding sequence ATGAGTACCCGCCATCTCGATTCCCGCCAGGAACTGATCAGCATCCAGTTGCTGCGCGCCCTAGCCTCCATCCTGGTCCTGCTGGCCCACCTCCAGATCAAGGAGAGACAGTACGGCGACGCCGGCGCACTGATCTGGCAAAACTTCGAGATCGGCGCCATCGGCGTCGACATATTTTTCGTTTTGAGCGGTTTCATCATCTACTACGTCGCCGGGGCCAGCCAGCGCAACTTAAGCGCGGCGGGAACCTTCCTGCGCCATCGCTTCGTCCGCGTACTGCCGATCTACTGGACCCTGACCGCGGTCGCCCTGCTGGTGTTCCTGCTGCGCCCGGACCTGGTCAACAAGAGCGGGGTCGGCCGCACCACGGACATCGCCGCCTCCTTCCTGCTCTACCCCACCAACGACAAGCTGCTGATCCAGAACGGCTGGACCCTGTCCTACGAATTCTTCTTTTATTTCAGCTTCTTCTTCGCGATCGTGGCCTTCCGCCCCGCGATCCGGGCCTGGGTCGTGGCCGGCGCCGCCTTCATCTGCGCCGCGCTCGGCATGTGGCTGCAGCCTGAGGGCCTGCTGGCGCGTTTCGCCACCAACTCGCTGATCCTGGAATTCGGCTACGGGGTGGTCATTGGCGCCCTGCTCAGCGGTCGGCGCGATCGCAGCCGCGGCGAGGAAATCAGTGGCGCCCTGGTTTTCGTCGCGGGCGCAGTCGCCATCGCCTGGGTTGCCAGCCTGCCCGGCGCGCTGCCGCTGCCGCGCGGCCTGTGCTACGGCATCCCGTCAGCAATGCTGGTGTGGGGGGCGCTCTGCCTGGAACGGCGCCTGGGCCTGCTCGCCCGCTTCAAGATCCTTGGCGACAGTTCCTACAGCCTGTACCTGCTGCACGTCATGTCGCTGCCGGCGCTGGGCATGGTCTGGAGGAAGATCGGCTTCGGCGGGGCCGCCGGCAATTTCACGCTGCTGCTGTTCCTGTTCGTCGGCAGCATCGTCTCCAGCATCGTCCTGTACCGCTGGGTGGAAGTGCCATTGACCCGGACCCTGCGGCGCCGCTTCGGCTGA
- a CDS encoding glycosyltransferase family 4 protein, producing the protein MKVLHVLNGGIGGASLSTLDLIGGLVPYGVESFIYCSSRVSREAQEELRRRSPVPVYFGPMYFWNKRDRKPLLERPLIEAYQLAHTGALYRSSSRLMELCRELGIDLIHSSTALAPDGALAAMRLGLPHVWHIREMIGKGQLHRLAGDTVGLAARRFQRSGYVVANSHSAFRGLFGRDSAQGASVIHNGFDFGRFAAIREQPLEGDKIRFGLVANVSSTWKRHELFIRAAALVAARLPRAELSIFGEIPSETSSAEAREYYQSLVALCQELGLGERLSFRGYQDDVVQLMRSIDIVVHAAEFESFGRVFVEASAAGRGLVAVRGGASTEVIRDGETGLLVPPNEPEAMAAAMCELAQDPERTRRMGAAARQHVHEHFDIRRTCEKLAAIYGQQQRRPASGYVRSLARVMA; encoded by the coding sequence ATGAAGGTACTGCACGTCCTCAACGGAGGTATCGGAGGGGCGTCGCTGAGTACCCTCGACCTCATTGGAGGGCTGGTGCCTTACGGCGTCGAGTCATTCATCTACTGCAGCTCCCGGGTCTCCCGGGAGGCGCAGGAGGAACTGCGGCGGCGCTCGCCGGTGCCGGTGTACTTTGGCCCGATGTACTTCTGGAACAAGCGCGATCGCAAGCCGCTGCTGGAACGCCCGCTGATCGAGGCCTACCAGCTGGCGCATACCGGTGCGCTCTACCGCTCCAGCTCGCGGTTGATGGAGCTGTGCCGCGAACTGGGGATCGATCTGATCCATTCCTCCACCGCGCTGGCGCCCGACGGGGCGCTGGCCGCGATGCGCCTGGGCCTGCCGCATGTCTGGCATATCCGCGAAATGATCGGCAAGGGACAGCTGCACCGTCTCGCCGGCGACACGGTGGGCCTGGCGGCCCGGCGTTTCCAGCGCTCGGGCTACGTCGTGGCCAACTCGCACTCGGCGTTCCGCGGCCTGTTCGGACGCGACAGTGCCCAGGGCGCCTCGGTGATCCACAACGGCTTCGATTTCGGGCGTTTCGCAGCGATCCGCGAGCAGCCGCTGGAAGGGGACAAGATCCGCTTCGGCCTGGTCGCGAACGTGTCCTCGACCTGGAAGCGGCACGAACTGTTCATTCGCGCTGCGGCCCTGGTCGCCGCGCGCCTGCCCCGCGCTGAACTGTCGATCTTCGGCGAAATCCCTTCCGAGACGTCCAGCGCCGAAGCCCGCGAGTACTACCAGTCGCTGGTCGCGTTGTGCCAGGAGCTGGGCCTGGGTGAGCGCCTCAGCTTCCGCGGCTACCAGGACGACGTGGTGCAGCTGATGCGCTCCATCGACATCGTCGTGCACGCGGCGGAGTTCGAGTCCTTCGGCCGTGTCTTCGTCGAGGCATCCGCGGCCGGGCGCGGCCTGGTCGCCGTGCGCGGCGGCGCCTCTACCGAGGTCATTCGCGACGGCGAAACCGGGTTGCTGGTGCCGCCCAACGAGCCGGAGGCGATGGCTGCGGCGATGTGCGAACTGGCGCAGGACCCGGAGCGTACCCGCAGGATGGGTGCGGCGGCGCGCCAGCACGTCCACGAGCATTTCGACATCCGCCGCACCTGCGAGAAGCTGGCGGCGATCTATGGCCAACAGCAGCGGCGGCCGGCCTCCGGCTATGTCCGCAGCCTGGCCCGGGTCATGGCCTAG
- the secF gene encoding protein translocase subunit SecF: protein MKIFSGVPNINFMAQRKLGLIISAALTVLSIALVLVRGLNLGIDFTGGVLVEVGYPQAVQLDIVREQLHEGGYERAVVQHFGSASSVMIRLPPAENASSAQVSSQILHALAVGAEKAPELRRIEFVGPQIGDELTQKGSLALLFAFVGIALYIAFRFEGKFALGAIAALVHDVVMAVGFLSLFWVEFDITTLAAILALIGYSNNETIVIFDRIRENLIAERRSSVLDVVNLSVNQTLLRSVITHFTTLLVLTALFTLGGQSVHSFSVALIVGVIVATYSSIYVSTNLAVALGVSREDLLPPAEKEIDEMP from the coding sequence ATGAAGATTTTTTCCGGCGTTCCCAACATCAACTTCATGGCCCAGCGCAAGCTTGGCCTGATCATCTCCGCGGCACTGACGGTGCTGTCCATCGCCCTGGTCCTGGTGCGCGGCCTCAACCTCGGCATCGACTTCACCGGTGGTGTGCTGGTGGAAGTGGGCTATCCCCAGGCGGTGCAGCTCGACATCGTGCGCGAGCAGCTGCACGAGGGGGGCTACGAACGGGCCGTGGTCCAGCACTTCGGCAGCGCCTCGTCGGTGATGATCCGCCTGCCGCCGGCCGAGAACGCCAGCTCGGCCCAGGTCAGCAGCCAGATCCTGCATGCCCTGGCCGTGGGTGCCGAAAAGGCCCCCGAGCTGCGCCGCATCGAGTTCGTCGGTCCCCAGATCGGCGACGAACTGACGCAAAAGGGCTCGCTGGCACTGCTCTTTGCCTTCGTCGGCATCGCGCTCTACATCGCGTTCCGCTTCGAGGGGAAGTTCGCCCTGGGCGCCATTGCCGCCCTGGTCCACGACGTGGTCATGGCGGTAGGCTTCCTGTCGCTGTTCTGGGTGGAGTTCGACATCACCACCCTGGCCGCGATCCTGGCCCTGATCGGCTACTCGAACAATGAAACCATCGTCATTTTCGACCGTATCCGCGAGAACCTGATCGCCGAGCGCCGTTCCTCGGTGCTGGACGTGGTCAACCTGTCGGTCAACCAGACCCTGCTGCGCTCGGTCATCACCCACTTCACGACCCTGCTGGTGCTGACGGCCCTGTTCACCCTTGGCGGCCAGAGCGTCCACAGCTTCTCGGTGGCCCTGATCGTGGGCGTGATCGTGGCGACCTATTCCTCGATCTATGTTTCGACCAACCTGGCGGTCGCCCTGGGGGTGTCCCGAGAGGACCTGTTGCCGCCCGCAGAGAAAGAAATCGACGAAATGCCCTGA
- a CDS encoding polysaccharide biosynthesis protein, producing MVVFLSLAWLRFTASALLRPVTHGLQSERVLIYGAGRAGTQLAAALTASGQYWPVGLVDDRKDLQGRLAAGLRVHSPDNLAVLRERLKFTRVLLAMPSASMHRRADIVRGLESLSVKVMVMPGLDELACGSRQVGELRDVQVEDLLGREPVCPDTHLMDAFIKDKSVLITGAGGSIGSELARQVLMRGARRLVLFEMSEIALYQIERELQDLRARSEISTEIVAVLGTVLDKLGVERAMLRHAVQTVYHAAAYKHVPLVEQNVLAGAQNNILGTRVVVDAAVHCRLDNFVLVSSDKAVRPTSVMGATKRVQELIVQAAAHAAPEMRMSMVRFGNVLASSGSVVPLFREQIRKGGPVTVTHPEVTRYFMTIPEAAQLVIQAGAMGSRGDIFVLDMGEPVRISDLARKMIHLSGYRPKEDAAGEGDIEVVYTGLRAGEKLYEELLIDASAEPTSHPRIQKAQEPCLTQAELTPILVSMSDAVSAERPQQVLTLLTTLVCGYVPTMQPVVQPLAEPAPPESQAVPIRRPAQKPSKHLVPTPIADGGLMSASSS from the coding sequence GTGGTGGTATTCCTGTCGTTGGCCTGGCTGCGTTTTACCGCCAGCGCCCTGCTGCGGCCCGTGACCCACGGCCTGCAGTCCGAGCGAGTGCTGATTTATGGGGCAGGCCGTGCCGGCACGCAGCTGGCCGCCGCCCTGACAGCGTCCGGCCAGTATTGGCCGGTTGGCCTGGTGGACGACCGAAAGGACCTGCAGGGCCGTCTGGCTGCCGGCTTGCGCGTCCATTCTCCGGACAACCTGGCGGTGCTTCGCGAGCGCCTGAAGTTCACGCGCGTCCTGCTGGCCATGCCATCCGCCTCCATGCACCGCCGTGCCGACATCGTCCGCGGGCTGGAATCGCTCTCGGTTAAAGTCATGGTGATGCCGGGCCTGGACGAACTGGCCTGCGGCAGCAGGCAGGTCGGCGAACTGCGCGACGTACAGGTTGAGGACCTGCTCGGTCGCGAGCCGGTGTGCCCCGACACCCACCTGATGGATGCCTTCATCAAGGACAAGAGCGTACTGATCACCGGTGCCGGCGGTTCCATTGGATCGGAGCTCGCCCGTCAGGTGCTGATGCGCGGCGCCCGGCGCCTAGTCTTGTTCGAAATGTCTGAAATCGCGCTCTACCAGATCGAGCGCGAGTTGCAGGATTTGCGTGCAAGGTCCGAGATTTCTACTGAAATAGTCGCGGTGCTGGGCACCGTCCTTGACAAGCTCGGCGTGGAACGCGCGATGCTGCGCCATGCCGTGCAGACGGTCTACCACGCGGCGGCCTACAAACATGTGCCGCTGGTGGAACAGAACGTGCTGGCAGGTGCGCAGAACAACATCCTGGGAACCCGGGTGGTGGTCGATGCCGCCGTTCACTGCCGTCTGGACAATTTCGTACTCGTGTCCTCCGACAAGGCCGTGCGCCCGACCAGCGTCATGGGTGCGACCAAGCGTGTGCAGGAACTGATCGTGCAGGCTGCGGCTCATGCCGCGCCCGAGATGAGAATGTCGATGGTGCGCTTCGGCAACGTGCTGGCCTCTTCAGGGTCGGTGGTGCCGTTGTTCCGCGAGCAGATCCGCAAGGGGGGGCCGGTTACCGTCACCCATCCGGAAGTGACGCGCTACTTCATGACCATCCCCGAAGCCGCGCAGCTGGTGATCCAGGCCGGCGCCATGGGGAGCCGTGGCGACATCTTCGTGCTCGACATGGGCGAGCCGGTCCGTATTTCGGACTTGGCGCGCAAGATGATTCACCTGTCCGGCTATCGTCCCAAGGAAGATGCCGCCGGGGAGGGCGACATCGAGGTCGTCTATACCGGCCTGCGCGCCGGCGAGAAGCTTTACGAGGAGTTGCTGATCGACGCCAGCGCCGAGCCGACCTCGCATCCGCGCATCCAGAAGGCTCAGGAGCCCTGCCTGACGCAGGCCGAACTGACGCCTATCCTCGTGTCTATGTCTGACGCGGTGAGTGCCGAGAGGCCGCAGCAGGTGCTGACCCTGCTGACCACCCTGGTCTGCGGATACGTCCCGACCATGCAGCCGGTGGTACAGCCCCTGGCCGAACCCGCCCCGCCGGAATCGCAGGCGGTTCCGATCCGCCGGCCGGCGCAGAAACCTTCCAAGCACTTGGTGCCGACCCCGATCGCCGACGGCGGACTGATGAGCGCCTCGTCCAGTTGA